One part of the Humulus lupulus chromosome 9, drHumLupu1.1, whole genome shotgun sequence genome encodes these proteins:
- the LOC133799782 gene encoding uncharacterized protein LOC133799782: MEHKAYWALKSLNFDPKVTGLNRKLQLLEIEELRNDAYDSSRIYRAKMKVSHGKQILRKEFEPNKRAHLYDSPLHLHPGKQRSRCSGSYVVNTGFPNDVIKVTDPSDGKVFKVNGQRLKHYIERVTQSEQRISIHSIA; encoded by the exons ATGGAACATAAAGCTTATTGGGCTCTTAAAAGCCTGAATTTTGATCCCAAGGTGACAGGACTCAACCGCAAGCTTCAATTGTTAGAAATCGAGGAGTTAAGGAATGATGCTTATGATAGCTCTAGGATCTATAGGGCTAAAATGAAAGTGAGCCATGGCAAGCAGATCCTAAGGAAAGAATTTGAGCCAAACAAACGAGCGCATCTTTATGACTCTCCTCTACATCTCCACCCTGGAAAGCAGAGATCAAGGTGCTCTGGTTCATATGTTGTGAACACCGGCTTCCCAAACGATGTCATTAAGGTCACAGACCCATCCGATGGGAAGGtattcaaagtaaatggccagagactgaaacactacatagagagggtAACCCAGTCTGAACAG AGAATCAGTATTCACTCTATTGCTTGA